A single region of the Epinephelus fuscoguttatus linkage group LG14, E.fuscoguttatus.final_Chr_v1 genome encodes:
- the rcor1 gene encoding REST corepressor 1 — MPAMLERNPEGPGKRRGRAPAGSGSSGPGAAANPGGKSLSGNGTSTNSCWEEGSSGSSSDEEHGGGGMRVGAQYQAVVPDFDSEVAKAAQLRDNLGMLVWIPSNCLNQTQLDEYIAIAKEKHGYSMEQALGMLFWHKHNIEKSLADLPNFTPFPDEWTVEDRVLFEQAFSFHGKSFHRIQQMLPDKSMASLVRFYYSWKKSRSKTSLMDRQTRKNKRERDDSDDEVEDGNPNPPSESEPDPNKDDKKEVSSGSERPEVKPAPGLKTGSKASQRLKKRPPKGMFLNQQDVVSLSSSSAQGLIRQLDCQLVSIKRQIQTIKQSNSSLKEKISSGVEEYRQPEVTQKFNTRWTTEEQLLAVQAIRKYGRDFQAISDVIGNKSVVQVKNFLVNYRRRFNLDEVLQEWEAEHGMEAGDRGGGEEDKMEECPAEEEEVTAKETKETKEDSSSLMDTEKPLAS; from the exons ATGCCGGCGATGCTGGAGAGAAACCCGGAGGGTCCGGGAAAGAGAAGAGGCAGAGCCCCGGCGGGCAGCGGCAGCAGCGGCCCCGGGGCAGCAGCGAACCCCGGCGGGAAGAGCCTGTCCGGTAATGGAACCAGCACTAACAGCTGCTGGGAAGAAGGAAGCTCAGGCTCCAGCAGCGACGAGGAGCATG gTGGAGGAGGGATGCGGGTCGGAGCACAGTACCAGGCCGTGGTTCCGGACTTTGACTCGG AGGTGGCCAAGGCAGCTCAGCTCAGAGATAACCTCGGCATGTTGGTGTGGATCCCCAGCAACTGTCTGAACCAGACTCAGT TGGACGAGTACATCGCCATCGCCAAAGAGAAACATGGCTACAGCATGGAGCAG GCTCTGGGGATGCTCTTctggcacaaacacaacattgagAAATCTCTGGCCGACCTGCCGAACTTCACTCCATTTCCTGATGAGTGGACAGTGGAGGACAGAGTCCTGTTTGAACAAGCCTTCAGCTTCCATGGGAAGAGCTTCCACCGAATCCAGCAGATG ttACCTGATAAATCCATGGCCAGTCTGGTTCGCTTTTATTACTCCTGGAAGAAAAGTCGCAGTAAAACGAGTCTGATGGACCGACAGACACGGaaaaacaagagagaaagagacgacAG TGACGATGAAGTTGAGGACGGAAACCCCAATCCTCCCAGTGAGTCTGAACCTGACCCAAATAAAGACGACAAGAAGGAG GTGAGTTCTGGATCAGAGAGGCCAGAGGTCAAACCAGCTCCAGGACTGAAG ACAGGCAGTAAGGCGTCTCAGCGGCTGAAGAAACGTCCTCCTAAAGGAATGTTTCTGAATCAACAGGACGTTGTTTCGCTCTCGTCTTCATCTGCTCAGGGACTCATCAGACAATTGGACTGTCAACTGGTCTCCATCAAGAGACAG atTCAGACCATCAAACAGTCAAACAGCTCTCTGAAGGAGAAAATCAGCTCAGGAGTCGAAGAGTACAGACAGCCTGAG gTGACTCAGAAGTTTAACACTCGTTGGaccacagaggagcagctgctcgCTGTACAAG CCATCAGGAAATATGGGCGGGACTTCCAGGCGATCTCAGATGTGATTGGTAACAAGTCTGTGGTTCAGGTGAAGAACTTCCTGGTGAACTACAGACGGAGGTTCAACCTGGACGAGGTTCTTCAGGAGTGGGAGGCTGAACATGGGATGGAGGCGGGAGACAGGGGAGGAGGCGAGGAGGACAAGATGGAGGAGTGTcctgctgaggaggaggaggtcacTGCCAAGGAGACAAAGGAGACaaaggag GACTCGTCCTCTCTCATGGACACCGAGAAGCCTCTGGCCTCCTGA